The region ACGAGTAAAACCTTCTTCGTTTGTGCGAAGACCGAGCTTTACGCCGAACCGGCGGGAAATTTTGAGTTTAGGACCAATATACCGTGCCATAATGTGTGGGCTTAGACGCGACGCGCCTTCTTAGGACGGCACCCGTTGTGGGGAAGCGGGGTGATGTCGTGGATGGTGTGGATAGCGATACCACTTGCTGAAATGGCACGAAGTGCTGCATCTCGGCCAGTGCCGATACCGGAAACGCGGATCTCGATACCAGAAATGCCCATAGGCTTAATCTTCTCGAGGACCCCGTTTGTTACTTGAGTCGCGGCGTATGGGGTGGACTTACGTGCACCCTTGAATCCCATTGCTCCAGCAGTCCCCCAGGCAAGAACATTGCCGGCGCTATCAGTCATAGTGACTTGAGTGTTGTTGAAGCTGGAGAGAACATGAACAACACCAAGGCCAACGTTCTTTCGAACGGCCTTCTTTCGTCGCGCTGTGGACTTCTTTGCGTTATCTGCCATACGGTCTTATAAATTGAGAGCTTATGTCTTTGCTGCGGAAGGCTTGCGTCCGCTTCCTACGGTAACGCGCTTACCACGGCGGGTACGTGCGTTTGTTTTGGTCCGCTGGCCACGCGCTGGAAGGCGCTTTGCGTGACGGCTACCAACGTAGGAGTTGATATCCTTCAGACGCTTGATGTTGGAAGAGATTTCCCGACGGAGGTCACCCTCTACGGTTTCTTGCTTCTCAATGGCGGCACGGATTTTGTCGAGCTCGTCTTCCGTCAGGTCTTTGGCACGGGTATCAGGGTTGACACCCACCTTGCTGAGGATGGTTTTGCTCTTAGTTGGACCAATACCGTAAATGTAGGTCAGGCTGACCTCAATACGTTTCTCGGTTGGAATGGTTACACCTGCGATACGTGGCATGCGGGGAACAACAATTAACCTTGACGCTGCTTATGGCGTGGGTTGCTGCAGAGCACGAACACTACACCTTTACGGCGTACGATTCGGCACTTATCACAGCGTTTTTTGACAGATGGTGCTACGGTCATGGAGTTACTCTTCGGACTGGCTACTTGCGCGTCGTTTTTCTTCTTTCTGCTTAGAGAGTTCTCGGGCTTCGTCAGGATTGAGACGCGTGACGATACGACCTACGGTAAGGTTGTATGGCGTGAGCTCAACTGTTACCCAGTCTCCAGGGACGATACGGATGTAGTGCATACGCATCTTTCCTGAAAGCTGTGCAAGAATGACGTGTCCCGCTTGGAGCTCGACACGAAACTGCGTGTTGGGGAGAGCTTCTACAACTTCCCCTTGCAGACGAAGGACGTCTTTATTCGGCATCTAGATGTAAGGAATTGGGAACAAGAAACAAAAAGCCTTTCACGAAGGTTCTAATAGACTCTATCAAAGTCTCCAGAGTAATGCAAGGCTTTTACGGGAGTAACCCGCATGAGTGTGTCCGGCATGGGATAAGGTCGTATTCCATGAGGCGCAATGAGCGTTTAGACCCCGAGATATCTGTAGAGAAAAGATACAAAAAGTTTGCTTCGTCTGCAAGGACATGGCTGTCCGTGGAGTCGTTTTTTAGGCTGAGGGACTGTTGAATGCGTTGAGCAGCTTCCGCCTCCGGGGTTCCTTCGATAACTTGGGCAGAAAGTACTGGGCATGATGAGCGGTTATCAGCTGTGCCGTAACAGTCTGTAAAACCCCGTTTCCAGGTTAAAGAACGTAATTCCGAAGGGATATTATCCTCCAGACGAACCGTTGCCTGCCGCTTCACGACTGCTTCCCGCGCAATAATGGCAATAACAATGATGAAAAGTAGACTGAAGAATACCGAGACAAGCCTTAAGATAGGAGTCAGCCTACTAGGTGGCATACTTATCCTGTAATAATTTCAGCTCCGCGGGGCGTAATAATGACCGTGTGCTCAAACTGGGCGGAGAGGGAGTGGTCTGCTGTGACCACAGTCCAGCCGTCAACATCAGTGAAAACACTTCCGGAACCCAGGGTCAGCATGGGCTCGATGGCTAGTACCATCCCCGCACGCAGGAGTGGCCCATCGGTTGGCTTGCCATAATTGGGAACTTCCGGCTCTTCGTGAACCTTATGGCCTACACCATGCCCGGTGAGTGCCCGGACAATGCCAAGGTCATGCGATTCGGCGAACTGTTGTACCGCGCTGCCAATAGCCCCCACTTTTCGGCCAGGCTTGGCGGCGGCAATGCCTGCAGCCAAGGCGTCTTTGGTCAGGTCGAGGAGTCGCTGGGCATCTTCGCTAATTGCTCCTACGGCTACGGTACGCGCCGCATCTACACAGCGGTTATCCAACCAGAGCCCCACGTCGATACCAAGAACATCACCCTCTTTCAGCTTGCGGCCGTCTGGAATGCCGTGCACCACCTCTGCATTAAGGGAGAGGCAGGAGGCATTGGGAAACCCATCAAAGCCAAGGAAGGAAGGTATGCCTCCACCGGCAAGGATTTTCTGATGGATTTCCTTGTCGATATCCCGCAATACTGCCCCAGGGACAGCAAGGGTTTCGGCATACGAAAGGACCTCACCCAAAAGCCTGCCCGCCTTACGGAGGACACGGATGTCTTCAGGTGTCTTAATGAGTGCCATGGAGTGTAGGAAGGTGGGTGGCAAGTGCAGCTTGGATATCGGCAAAGACCTCATCCATACTGCGTTCGCCATTTACCTTAATAAGGGACTGTTGCTCGGCAAGCCGGTCTAGTACCGGTTTGGTTTGGGTATTGAAAGCAGAGAAGCGTTCTTCCAGGGCGGCTGCGGTGTCATCGGAACGGCGGCGGTCTAGTGCACGCTGCATGGCCACCTCAGGACTGACTTCGAGAAGGATACCAAGCGGCTGCGCTACGCCAGCCTTTTCCCAGTGTGGGGCAAGCCCTTCAAGCTGGGTAAGGGTGCGGATGATGCCTGCGCCCACAATGCCGGTTCCCTCTGGAAGCCTCTGCAGGGCAACCTCTACTACCTGGTAAAGGAATTCGTCAGGCAGTAACCTTCCGGCATGGATTTCCTTAGCAAGGAATATGCCAACGGTATCCTGTATTTCCATCCGGCTGCGGAAAAGTGCCCCGGAAGAAATGTGGACCAACCCATAGGTAGCTGCAATCCGGCTAGCTTGTGTATCCTTACCGCTCCCCTGGATTCCAAAGATATGAATATTGGGCAGCATGGACTAGAGGTAGGCGTCGTAGGTGCGGGTAACAACCTGGGCACGAACTTGGCGGAGCACCTCTAGTACTACGGCAACCACAATCAGGAGGCTAGTACCTCCGACAGAAAGGGTGGATACACCAG is a window of Verrucomicrobiia bacterium DNA encoding:
- the rpsK gene encoding 30S ribosomal protein S11; amino-acid sequence: MADNAKKSTARRKKAVRKNVGLGVVHVLSSFNNTQVTMTDSAGNVLAWGTAGAMGFKGARKSTPYAATQVTNGVLEKIKPMGISGIEIRVSGIGTGRDAALRAISASGIAIHTIHDITPLPHNGCRPKKARRV
- the rpsM gene encoding 30S ribosomal protein S13, which codes for MPRIAGVTIPTEKRIEVSLTYIYGIGPTKSKTILSKVGVNPDTRAKDLTEDELDKIRAAIEKQETVEGDLRREISSNIKRLKDINSYVGSRHAKRLPARGQRTKTNARTRRGKRVTVGSGRKPSAAKT
- the rpmJ gene encoding 50S ribosomal protein L36 — encoded protein: MTVAPSVKKRCDKCRIVRRKGVVFVLCSNPRHKQRQG
- the infA gene encoding translation initiation factor IF-1; this translates as MPNKDVLRLQGEVVEALPNTQFRVELQAGHVILAQLSGKMRMHYIRIVPGDWVTVELTPYNLTVGRIVTRLNPDEARELSKQKEEKRRASSQSEE
- the map gene encoding type I methionyl aminopeptidase, with amino-acid sequence MALIKTPEDIRVLRKAGRLLGEVLSYAETLAVPGAVLRDIDKEIHQKILAGGGIPSFLGFDGFPNASCLSLNAEVVHGIPDGRKLKEGDVLGIDVGLWLDNRCVDAARTVAVGAISEDAQRLLDLTKDALAAGIAAAKPGRKVGAIGSAVQQFAESHDLGIVRALTGHGVGHKVHEEPEVPNYGKPTDGPLLRAGMVLAIEPMLTLGSGSVFTDVDGWTVVTADHSLSAQFEHTVIITPRGAEIITG
- a CDS encoding nucleoside monophosphate kinase, whose translation is MLPNIHIFGIQGSGKDTQASRIAATYGLVHISSGALFRSRMEIQDTVGIFLAKEIHAGRLLPDEFLYQVVEVALQRLPEGTGIVGAGIIRTLTQLEGLAPHWEKAGVAQPLGILLEVSPEVAMQRALDRRRSDDTAAALEERFSAFNTQTKPVLDRLAEQQSLIKVNGERSMDEVFADIQAALATHLPTLHGTH